In the Gorilla gorilla gorilla isolate KB3781 chromosome 10, NHGRI_mGorGor1-v2.1_pri, whole genome shotgun sequence genome, one interval contains:
- the FOXM1 gene encoding forkhead box protein M1 isoform X1 gives MKTSPRRPLILKRRRLPLPVQNAPSETSEEEPKRSPAQQESNQAEASKEVAESNSCKFPAGIKIINHPTMPNTQVVAIPNNANIHSIITALTAKGKESGSSGPNKFILISCGGAPTQPPGLQPQTQTSYDAKRTEVTLETLGPKPAARDVNLPRPPGALCEQKRETCADGEAAGCTINNSLSNIQWLRKMSSDGLGSCSIKQEMEEKENCHLERRQVKVEEPSRPSASWQNSVSERPPYSYMAMIQFAINSTERKRMTLKDIYTWIEDHFPYFKHIAKPGWKNSIRHNLSLHDMFVRETSANGKVSFWTIHPSANRYLTLDQVFKPLDPGSPQLPEHLESQQQKRPNPELRRNMTIKTELPLGARRKMKPLLPRVSSYLVPIQFPVNQSLVLQPSVKVPLPLAASLMSSELARHSKRVRIAPKDRVPDVRLLAEKVLLAEEGIAPLSSAGPGKEEKLLFGEGLSPLLPVQTIKEEEIQPGEEMPHLARPIKVESPPLEEWPSPAPSFKEESSHSWEDSSQSPTPRPKKSYSGLRSPTRCVSEMLVIQHRERRERSRSRRKQHLLPPCVDEQELLFSEGPSTSRWAAELPFPADSSEPASQLSYSQEVGGPFKTPIKETLPISSTPSKSVLPRTPESWRLTPPAKVGVLDFSPVQTPQGASGPLPDPLGLMDLSTTPLQSAPHLESPQKLLSSEPLDLISVPFGNSSPSDTDVPKPGSPEPQVSGLAANRSLTEGLVLDTMNDSLSKILLDISFPGLEEDPLGPDNINWSQFIPELQ, from the exons ATGAAAACCAGCCCCCGTCGGCCACTGATTCTCAAAAGACGGAGGCTGCCCCTTCCTGTTCAAAATGCCCCAAGTGAAACATCAGAGGAGGAACCTAAGAGATCCCCTGCCCAACAGGAGTCTAATCAAGCAGAGGCCTCCAAGGAAGTGGCAGAGTCCAACTCTTGCAAGTTTCCAGCTGGGATCAAGATTATTAACCACCCCACCATGCCCAACACCCAAGTAGTGGCCATCCCCAACAATGCTAATATTCACAGCATCATCACAGCACTGACTGCCAAGGGAAAAGAGAGTGGCAGTAGTGGGCCCAACAAATTCATCCTCATCAGCTGTGGGGGAGCCCCAACTCAGCCTCCAGGACTCCAGCCTCAAACCCAAACCAGCTATGATGCCAAAAGGACAGAAGTGACCCTGGAGACCTTGGGACCAAAACCTGCAGCTAGGGATGTGAATCTTCCTAGACCACCTGGAGCCCTTTGCGAGCAGAAACGGGAGACCTGTG CAGATGGTGAGGCAGCAGGCTGCACTATCAACAATAGCCTATCCAACATCCAGTGGCTTCGAAAGATGAGTTCTGATGGACTGGGCTCCTGCAGCATCAAGCAAGAGATGGAGGAAAAGGAGAATTGTCACCTGGAGCGGAGACAGGTTAAG GTTGAGGAGCCTTCGAGACCATCAGCGTCCTGGCAGAACTCTGTGTCTGAGCGGCCACCCTACTCTTACATGGCCATGATACAGTTTGCCATCAACAGCACTGAGAGGAAGCGCATGACTCTGAAAGACATCTATACGTGGATTGAGGACCACTTTCCCTACTTTAAGCACATTGCCAAGCCAGGCTGGAAG AACTCCATCCGCCACAACCTTTCCCTGCACGACATGTTTGTCCGGGAGACGTCTGCCAATGGCAAGGTCTCCTTCTGGACCATTCACCCCAGTGCCAACCGCTACTTGACATTGGACCAGGTGTTTAAG CCACTGGACCCAGGGTCTCCACAATTGCCCGAGCACTTGGAATCA CAGCAGCAGAAACGACCGAATCCAGAGCTCCGCCGGAACATGACCATCAAAACCGAACTCCCCCTGGGCGCAC GGCGGAAGATGAAGCCACTGCTACCACGGGTCAGCTCATACCTGGTGCCTATCCAGTTCCCGGTGAACCAGTCACTGGTGTTGCAGCCCTCGGTGAAGGTGCCATTGCCCCTGGCGGCTTCCCTCATGAGCTCAGAGCTTGCCCGCCATAGCAAGCGAGTCCGCATCGCCCCCAAG gatagAGTCCCAGATGTGAGATTGTTGGCTGAGAAG GTGCTGCTAGCTGAGGAGGGGATAGCTCCTCTTTCTTCTGCAGGACCAGGGAAAGAGGAGAAACTCCTGTTTGGAGAAGGGCTTTCTCCTTTGCTTCCAGTTCAGACTATCAAGGAGGAAGAAATCCAGCCTGGGGAGGAAATGCCACACTTAGCGAGACCCATCAAAGTGGAGAGCCCTCCCTTGGAAGAGTGGCCCTCCCCGGCCCCATCTTTCAAAGAGGAATCATCTCACTCCTGGGAGGATTCGTCCCAATCTCCCACCCCAAGACCCAAGAAGTCCTACAGTGGGCTTAGGTCCCCAACCCGGTGTGTCTCGGAAATGCTTGTGATTCAAcacagggagaggagggagaggagccgGTCTCGGAGGAAACAGCATCTACTGCCTCCCTGTGTGGATGAGCAGGAGCTGCTCTTCTCAGAGGGGCCCAGTACTTCCCGCTGGGCCGCAGAGCTCCCGTTCCCAGCAGACTCCTCTGAGCCTGCCTCCCAGCTCAGCTACTCCCAGGAAGTGGGAGGACCTTTTAAGACACCCATTAAGGAAACGCTGCCCATCTCCTCCACCCCGAGCAAATCTGTCCTCCCCAGAACCCCTGAATCCTGGAGGCTCACGCCCCCAGCCAAAGTAGGGGTGCTGGATTTCAGCCCAGTACAAACCCCCCAGGGTGCCTCTGGCCCCTTGCCTGACCCCCTGGGGCTGATGGATCTCAGCACCACTCCCTTGCAAAGTGCTCCCCACCTTGAATCACCGCAAAAGCTCCTCAGTTCAGAACCCTTAGACCTCATCTCCGTCCCCTTTGGCAACTCCTCTCCCTCAGATACAGACGTCCCCAAGCCAGGCTCCCCGGAGCCACAGGTTTCTGGCCTTGCAGCCAATCGTTCTCTGACAGAAGGCCTGGTCCTGGACACAATGAATGATAGCCTCAGCAAGATCCTGCTGGACATCAGCTTTCCTGGCCTGGAGGAGGACCCACTGGGCCCTGACAACATCAACTGGTCCCAGTTTATTCCTGAGCTACAGTAG
- the FOXM1 gene encoding forkhead box protein M1 isoform X4, with amino-acid sequence MKTSPRRPLILKRRRLPLPVQNAPSETSEEEPKRSPAQQESNQAEASKEVAESNSCKFPAGIKIINHPTMPNTQVVAIPNNANIHSIITALTAKGKESGSSGPNKFILISCGGAPTQPPGLQPQTQTSYDAKRTEVTLETLGPKPAARDVNLPRPPGALCEQKRETCADGEAAGCTINNSLSNIQWLRKMSSDGLGSCSIKQEMEEKENCHLERRQVKVEEPSRPSASWQNSVSERPPYSYMAMIQFAINSTERKRMTLKDIYTWIEDHFPYFKHIAKPGWKNSIRHNLSLHDMFVRETSANGKVSFWTIHPSANRYLTLDQVFKPLDPGSPQLPEHLESQQQKRPNPELRRNMTIKTELPLGARRKMKPLLPRVSSYLVPIQFPVNQSLVLQPSVKVPLPLAASLMSSELARHSKRVRIAPKVLLAEEGIAPLSSAGPGKEEKLLFGEGLSPLLPVQTIKEEEIQPGEEMPHLARPIKVESPPLEEWPSPAPSFKEESSHSWEDSSQSPTPRPKKSYSGLRSPTRCVSEMLVIQHRERRERSRSRRKQHLLPPCVDEQELLFSEGPSTSRWAAELPFPADSSEPASQLSYSQEVGGPFKTPIKETLPISSTPSKSVLPRTPESWRLTPPAKVGVLDFSPVQTPQGASGPLPDPLGLMDLSTTPLQSAPHLESPQKLLSSEPLDLISVPFGNSSPSDTDVPKPGSPEPQVSGLAANRSLTEGLVLDTMNDSLSKILLDISFPGLEEDPLGPDNINWSQFIPELQ; translated from the exons ATGAAAACCAGCCCCCGTCGGCCACTGATTCTCAAAAGACGGAGGCTGCCCCTTCCTGTTCAAAATGCCCCAAGTGAAACATCAGAGGAGGAACCTAAGAGATCCCCTGCCCAACAGGAGTCTAATCAAGCAGAGGCCTCCAAGGAAGTGGCAGAGTCCAACTCTTGCAAGTTTCCAGCTGGGATCAAGATTATTAACCACCCCACCATGCCCAACACCCAAGTAGTGGCCATCCCCAACAATGCTAATATTCACAGCATCATCACAGCACTGACTGCCAAGGGAAAAGAGAGTGGCAGTAGTGGGCCCAACAAATTCATCCTCATCAGCTGTGGGGGAGCCCCAACTCAGCCTCCAGGACTCCAGCCTCAAACCCAAACCAGCTATGATGCCAAAAGGACAGAAGTGACCCTGGAGACCTTGGGACCAAAACCTGCAGCTAGGGATGTGAATCTTCCTAGACCACCTGGAGCCCTTTGCGAGCAGAAACGGGAGACCTGTG CAGATGGTGAGGCAGCAGGCTGCACTATCAACAATAGCCTATCCAACATCCAGTGGCTTCGAAAGATGAGTTCTGATGGACTGGGCTCCTGCAGCATCAAGCAAGAGATGGAGGAAAAGGAGAATTGTCACCTGGAGCGGAGACAGGTTAAG GTTGAGGAGCCTTCGAGACCATCAGCGTCCTGGCAGAACTCTGTGTCTGAGCGGCCACCCTACTCTTACATGGCCATGATACAGTTTGCCATCAACAGCACTGAGAGGAAGCGCATGACTCTGAAAGACATCTATACGTGGATTGAGGACCACTTTCCCTACTTTAAGCACATTGCCAAGCCAGGCTGGAAG AACTCCATCCGCCACAACCTTTCCCTGCACGACATGTTTGTCCGGGAGACGTCTGCCAATGGCAAGGTCTCCTTCTGGACCATTCACCCCAGTGCCAACCGCTACTTGACATTGGACCAGGTGTTTAAG CCACTGGACCCAGGGTCTCCACAATTGCCCGAGCACTTGGAATCA CAGCAGCAGAAACGACCGAATCCAGAGCTCCGCCGGAACATGACCATCAAAACCGAACTCCCCCTGGGCGCAC GGCGGAAGATGAAGCCACTGCTACCACGGGTCAGCTCATACCTGGTGCCTATCCAGTTCCCGGTGAACCAGTCACTGGTGTTGCAGCCCTCGGTGAAGGTGCCATTGCCCCTGGCGGCTTCCCTCATGAGCTCAGAGCTTGCCCGCCATAGCAAGCGAGTCCGCATCGCCCCCAAG GTGCTGCTAGCTGAGGAGGGGATAGCTCCTCTTTCTTCTGCAGGACCAGGGAAAGAGGAGAAACTCCTGTTTGGAGAAGGGCTTTCTCCTTTGCTTCCAGTTCAGACTATCAAGGAGGAAGAAATCCAGCCTGGGGAGGAAATGCCACACTTAGCGAGACCCATCAAAGTGGAGAGCCCTCCCTTGGAAGAGTGGCCCTCCCCGGCCCCATCTTTCAAAGAGGAATCATCTCACTCCTGGGAGGATTCGTCCCAATCTCCCACCCCAAGACCCAAGAAGTCCTACAGTGGGCTTAGGTCCCCAACCCGGTGTGTCTCGGAAATGCTTGTGATTCAAcacagggagaggagggagaggagccgGTCTCGGAGGAAACAGCATCTACTGCCTCCCTGTGTGGATGAGCAGGAGCTGCTCTTCTCAGAGGGGCCCAGTACTTCCCGCTGGGCCGCAGAGCTCCCGTTCCCAGCAGACTCCTCTGAGCCTGCCTCCCAGCTCAGCTACTCCCAGGAAGTGGGAGGACCTTTTAAGACACCCATTAAGGAAACGCTGCCCATCTCCTCCACCCCGAGCAAATCTGTCCTCCCCAGAACCCCTGAATCCTGGAGGCTCACGCCCCCAGCCAAAGTAGGGGTGCTGGATTTCAGCCCAGTACAAACCCCCCAGGGTGCCTCTGGCCCCTTGCCTGACCCCCTGGGGCTGATGGATCTCAGCACCACTCCCTTGCAAAGTGCTCCCCACCTTGAATCACCGCAAAAGCTCCTCAGTTCAGAACCCTTAGACCTCATCTCCGTCCCCTTTGGCAACTCCTCTCCCTCAGATACAGACGTCCCCAAGCCAGGCTCCCCGGAGCCACAGGTTTCTGGCCTTGCAGCCAATCGTTCTCTGACAGAAGGCCTGGTCCTGGACACAATGAATGATAGCCTCAGCAAGATCCTGCTGGACATCAGCTTTCCTGGCCTGGAGGAGGACCCACTGGGCCCTGACAACATCAACTGGTCCCAGTTTATTCCTGAGCTACAGTAG
- the FOXM1 gene encoding forkhead box protein M1 isoform X14, with the protein MKTSPRRPLILKRRRLPLPVQNAPSETSEEEPKRSPAQQESNQAEASKEVAESNSCKFPAGIKIINHPTMPNTQVVAIPNNANIHSIITALTAKGKESGSSGPNKFILISCGGAPTQPPGLQPQTQTSYDAKRTEVTLETLGPKPAARDVNLPRPPGALCEQKRETCADGEAAGCTINNSLSNIQWLRKMSSDGLGSCSIKQEMEEKENCHLERRQVKVEEPSRPSASWQNSVSERPPYSYMAMIQFAINSTERKRMTLKDIYTWIEDHFPYFKHIAKPGWKQQKRPNPELRRNMTIKTELPLGARRKMKPLLPRVSSYLVPIQFPVNQSLVLQPSVKVPLPLAASLMSSELARHSKRVRIAPKDRVPDVRLLAEKVLLAEEGIAPLSSAGPGKEEKLLFGEGLSPLLPVQTIKEEEIQPGEEMPHLARPIKVESPPLEEWPSPAPSFKEESSHSWEDSSQSPTPRPKKSYSGLRSPTRCVSEMLVIQHRERRERSRSRRKQHLLPPCVDEQELLFSEGPSTSRWAAELPFPADSSEPASQLSYSQEVGGPFKTPIKETLPISSTPSKSVLPRTPESWRLTPPAKVGVLDFSPVQTPQGASGPLPDPLGLMDLSTTPLQSAPHLESPQKLLSSEPLDLISVPFGNSSPSDTDVPKPGSPEPQVSGLAANRSLTEGLVLDTMNDSLSKILLDISFPGLEEDPLGPDNINWSQFIPELQ; encoded by the exons ATGAAAACCAGCCCCCGTCGGCCACTGATTCTCAAAAGACGGAGGCTGCCCCTTCCTGTTCAAAATGCCCCAAGTGAAACATCAGAGGAGGAACCTAAGAGATCCCCTGCCCAACAGGAGTCTAATCAAGCAGAGGCCTCCAAGGAAGTGGCAGAGTCCAACTCTTGCAAGTTTCCAGCTGGGATCAAGATTATTAACCACCCCACCATGCCCAACACCCAAGTAGTGGCCATCCCCAACAATGCTAATATTCACAGCATCATCACAGCACTGACTGCCAAGGGAAAAGAGAGTGGCAGTAGTGGGCCCAACAAATTCATCCTCATCAGCTGTGGGGGAGCCCCAACTCAGCCTCCAGGACTCCAGCCTCAAACCCAAACCAGCTATGATGCCAAAAGGACAGAAGTGACCCTGGAGACCTTGGGACCAAAACCTGCAGCTAGGGATGTGAATCTTCCTAGACCACCTGGAGCCCTTTGCGAGCAGAAACGGGAGACCTGTG CAGATGGTGAGGCAGCAGGCTGCACTATCAACAATAGCCTATCCAACATCCAGTGGCTTCGAAAGATGAGTTCTGATGGACTGGGCTCCTGCAGCATCAAGCAAGAGATGGAGGAAAAGGAGAATTGTCACCTGGAGCGGAGACAGGTTAAG GTTGAGGAGCCTTCGAGACCATCAGCGTCCTGGCAGAACTCTGTGTCTGAGCGGCCACCCTACTCTTACATGGCCATGATACAGTTTGCCATCAACAGCACTGAGAGGAAGCGCATGACTCTGAAAGACATCTATACGTGGATTGAGGACCACTTTCCCTACTTTAAGCACATTGCCAAGCCAGGCTGGAAG CAGCAGAAACGACCGAATCCAGAGCTCCGCCGGAACATGACCATCAAAACCGAACTCCCCCTGGGCGCAC GGCGGAAGATGAAGCCACTGCTACCACGGGTCAGCTCATACCTGGTGCCTATCCAGTTCCCGGTGAACCAGTCACTGGTGTTGCAGCCCTCGGTGAAGGTGCCATTGCCCCTGGCGGCTTCCCTCATGAGCTCAGAGCTTGCCCGCCATAGCAAGCGAGTCCGCATCGCCCCCAAG gatagAGTCCCAGATGTGAGATTGTTGGCTGAGAAG GTGCTGCTAGCTGAGGAGGGGATAGCTCCTCTTTCTTCTGCAGGACCAGGGAAAGAGGAGAAACTCCTGTTTGGAGAAGGGCTTTCTCCTTTGCTTCCAGTTCAGACTATCAAGGAGGAAGAAATCCAGCCTGGGGAGGAAATGCCACACTTAGCGAGACCCATCAAAGTGGAGAGCCCTCCCTTGGAAGAGTGGCCCTCCCCGGCCCCATCTTTCAAAGAGGAATCATCTCACTCCTGGGAGGATTCGTCCCAATCTCCCACCCCAAGACCCAAGAAGTCCTACAGTGGGCTTAGGTCCCCAACCCGGTGTGTCTCGGAAATGCTTGTGATTCAAcacagggagaggagggagaggagccgGTCTCGGAGGAAACAGCATCTACTGCCTCCCTGTGTGGATGAGCAGGAGCTGCTCTTCTCAGAGGGGCCCAGTACTTCCCGCTGGGCCGCAGAGCTCCCGTTCCCAGCAGACTCCTCTGAGCCTGCCTCCCAGCTCAGCTACTCCCAGGAAGTGGGAGGACCTTTTAAGACACCCATTAAGGAAACGCTGCCCATCTCCTCCACCCCGAGCAAATCTGTCCTCCCCAGAACCCCTGAATCCTGGAGGCTCACGCCCCCAGCCAAAGTAGGGGTGCTGGATTTCAGCCCAGTACAAACCCCCCAGGGTGCCTCTGGCCCCTTGCCTGACCCCCTGGGGCTGATGGATCTCAGCACCACTCCCTTGCAAAGTGCTCCCCACCTTGAATCACCGCAAAAGCTCCTCAGTTCAGAACCCTTAGACCTCATCTCCGTCCCCTTTGGCAACTCCTCTCCCTCAGATACAGACGTCCCCAAGCCAGGCTCCCCGGAGCCACAGGTTTCTGGCCTTGCAGCCAATCGTTCTCTGACAGAAGGCCTGGTCCTGGACACAATGAATGATAGCCTCAGCAAGATCCTGCTGGACATCAGCTTTCCTGGCCTGGAGGAGGACCCACTGGGCCCTGACAACATCAACTGGTCCCAGTTTATTCCTGAGCTACAGTAG
- the FOXM1 gene encoding forkhead box protein M1 isoform X15 — protein sequence MKTSPRRPLILKRRRLPLPVQNAPSETSEEEPKRSPAQQESNQAEASKEVAESNSCKFPAGIKIINHPTMPNTQVVAIPNNANIHSIITALTAKGKESGSSGPNKFILISCGGAPTQPPGLQPQTQTSYDAKRTEVTLETLGPKPAARDVNLPRPPGALCEQKRETCADGEAAGCTINNSLSNIQWLRKMSSDGLGSCSIKQEMEEKENCHLERRQVKVEEPSRPSASWQNSVSERPPYSYMAMIQFAINSTERKRMTLKDIYTWIEDHFPYFKHIAKPGWKQQKRPNPELRRNMTIKTELPLGARRKMKPLLPRVSSYLVPIQFPVNQSLVLQPSVKVPLPLAASLMSSELARHSKRVRIAPKVLLAEEGIAPLSSAGPGKEEKLLFGEGLSPLLPVQTIKEEEIQPGEEMPHLARPIKVESPPLEEWPSPAPSFKEESSHSWEDSSQSPTPRPKKSYSGLRSPTRCVSEMLVIQHRERRERSRSRRKQHLLPPCVDEQELLFSEGPSTSRWAAELPFPADSSEPASQLSYSQEVGGPFKTPIKETLPISSTPSKSVLPRTPESWRLTPPAKVGVLDFSPVQTPQGASGPLPDPLGLMDLSTTPLQSAPHLESPQKLLSSEPLDLISVPFGNSSPSDTDVPKPGSPEPQVSGLAANRSLTEGLVLDTMNDSLSKILLDISFPGLEEDPLGPDNINWSQFIPELQ from the exons ATGAAAACCAGCCCCCGTCGGCCACTGATTCTCAAAAGACGGAGGCTGCCCCTTCCTGTTCAAAATGCCCCAAGTGAAACATCAGAGGAGGAACCTAAGAGATCCCCTGCCCAACAGGAGTCTAATCAAGCAGAGGCCTCCAAGGAAGTGGCAGAGTCCAACTCTTGCAAGTTTCCAGCTGGGATCAAGATTATTAACCACCCCACCATGCCCAACACCCAAGTAGTGGCCATCCCCAACAATGCTAATATTCACAGCATCATCACAGCACTGACTGCCAAGGGAAAAGAGAGTGGCAGTAGTGGGCCCAACAAATTCATCCTCATCAGCTGTGGGGGAGCCCCAACTCAGCCTCCAGGACTCCAGCCTCAAACCCAAACCAGCTATGATGCCAAAAGGACAGAAGTGACCCTGGAGACCTTGGGACCAAAACCTGCAGCTAGGGATGTGAATCTTCCTAGACCACCTGGAGCCCTTTGCGAGCAGAAACGGGAGACCTGTG CAGATGGTGAGGCAGCAGGCTGCACTATCAACAATAGCCTATCCAACATCCAGTGGCTTCGAAAGATGAGTTCTGATGGACTGGGCTCCTGCAGCATCAAGCAAGAGATGGAGGAAAAGGAGAATTGTCACCTGGAGCGGAGACAGGTTAAG GTTGAGGAGCCTTCGAGACCATCAGCGTCCTGGCAGAACTCTGTGTCTGAGCGGCCACCCTACTCTTACATGGCCATGATACAGTTTGCCATCAACAGCACTGAGAGGAAGCGCATGACTCTGAAAGACATCTATACGTGGATTGAGGACCACTTTCCCTACTTTAAGCACATTGCCAAGCCAGGCTGGAAG CAGCAGAAACGACCGAATCCAGAGCTCCGCCGGAACATGACCATCAAAACCGAACTCCCCCTGGGCGCAC GGCGGAAGATGAAGCCACTGCTACCACGGGTCAGCTCATACCTGGTGCCTATCCAGTTCCCGGTGAACCAGTCACTGGTGTTGCAGCCCTCGGTGAAGGTGCCATTGCCCCTGGCGGCTTCCCTCATGAGCTCAGAGCTTGCCCGCCATAGCAAGCGAGTCCGCATCGCCCCCAAG GTGCTGCTAGCTGAGGAGGGGATAGCTCCTCTTTCTTCTGCAGGACCAGGGAAAGAGGAGAAACTCCTGTTTGGAGAAGGGCTTTCTCCTTTGCTTCCAGTTCAGACTATCAAGGAGGAAGAAATCCAGCCTGGGGAGGAAATGCCACACTTAGCGAGACCCATCAAAGTGGAGAGCCCTCCCTTGGAAGAGTGGCCCTCCCCGGCCCCATCTTTCAAAGAGGAATCATCTCACTCCTGGGAGGATTCGTCCCAATCTCCCACCCCAAGACCCAAGAAGTCCTACAGTGGGCTTAGGTCCCCAACCCGGTGTGTCTCGGAAATGCTTGTGATTCAAcacagggagaggagggagaggagccgGTCTCGGAGGAAACAGCATCTACTGCCTCCCTGTGTGGATGAGCAGGAGCTGCTCTTCTCAGAGGGGCCCAGTACTTCCCGCTGGGCCGCAGAGCTCCCGTTCCCAGCAGACTCCTCTGAGCCTGCCTCCCAGCTCAGCTACTCCCAGGAAGTGGGAGGACCTTTTAAGACACCCATTAAGGAAACGCTGCCCATCTCCTCCACCCCGAGCAAATCTGTCCTCCCCAGAACCCCTGAATCCTGGAGGCTCACGCCCCCAGCCAAAGTAGGGGTGCTGGATTTCAGCCCAGTACAAACCCCCCAGGGTGCCTCTGGCCCCTTGCCTGACCCCCTGGGGCTGATGGATCTCAGCACCACTCCCTTGCAAAGTGCTCCCCACCTTGAATCACCGCAAAAGCTCCTCAGTTCAGAACCCTTAGACCTCATCTCCGTCCCCTTTGGCAACTCCTCTCCCTCAGATACAGACGTCCCCAAGCCAGGCTCCCCGGAGCCACAGGTTTCTGGCCTTGCAGCCAATCGTTCTCTGACAGAAGGCCTGGTCCTGGACACAATGAATGATAGCCTCAGCAAGATCCTGCTGGACATCAGCTTTCCTGGCCTGGAGGAGGACCCACTGGGCCCTGACAACATCAACTGGTCCCAGTTTATTCCTGAGCTACAGTAG